Proteins from one Cryptomeria japonica chromosome 4, Sugi_1.0, whole genome shotgun sequence genomic window:
- the LOC131040792 gene encoding probable leucine-rich repeat receptor-like protein kinase At5g63930: protein MFVSSASLWFMRFCGVALLLSSAYGISGEGDTLLQIKESLHGGETRGFLPDWSNASASSDFCKWQGVKCTSTPTSRNVISLALPGRNLSGHLSSMIGKLSRLEELDISSNRLYGSVPPELGNCTRLQHLNLSHNILSGVIPSEIGNCSKLRYINFASSNLRGTIPWEIGKLSRLQELDLSENQLNGFIPSSIGNCTALQVFAVYENNLQGHIPREFGLLRYLQAVQMWKNLVSGHLPAEMGDMLMLQEIDVSDNYLVGSLPEEIGRLKSLSYANLARNNLFGPVPSSLENLNSLQVLDLQGNQFSGTLPKGIGFLPNLTELYLTGNRLEGQLPASLGTVSDLRILDACDNRLSGEYPPEICRAKQLTVLCLCNNSLVGNISLILKDCISLRRVRLENNHFTGLIPSEISKVSGLVYLELSFNRLHGEIPAEVGQLNNLTALFLGGNHLNGSIPRQIGDLTNLVRLNLSSNNFSGNIPPQVGRLVNLEKLDLSRNSIEGAIPRHLGTNFSSLSILKLSSNNLSGTIPTSLGDCSSLIELDMSRNRLEGSIPREIGKLVNLQTGLDLSWNRLSGSLPPAIGNLLLLESLDVSFNQLSGKIPPAFSGLKLLSKFNFSFNRFAGRIPPLEAFSEGAASAFYGNDALCGPPTSNSCLESTSSDGTSNNKSLGTGSIVGIVIAGLATVMIVIVGLVYYRSKLTGQDEELNEEENTVNGSFSKVEVDIPGGYRHRITYQEILNATEEFSDNFLIGSGSFGRVYKVLLTQAENSLAIAAKVLRLQEEGKRSLMREIEALKFVRHRNIVRLLGFVYGGSINMDILLFEYMAKGSLREALKSQRLGWKIRLNIALGVAQAMKYLHHDCRPPIIHRDLKSTNILLDDEYVAHVADFGLAKLIYPEVQSSSSSVYVGSHGYMAPEWGYGGKPSPKQDVFSFGVVLLELATGKAAIVDEEGGESRGLAEWAGMVRKKDCHIVQGLIDPELLNDYEKCGNEIEKVIEIALLCTRPSPIERPSMRRVVDSLSSPSSLVLEYASV from the exons ATGTTTGTGTCTTCGGCCTCTCTATGGTTCATGCGTTTCTGTGGAGTAGCTTTGCTGCTTAGCAGTGCCTACGGGATTTCTGGAGAAGGCGACacacttttacaaataaaagagTCGCTGCATGGTGGTGAAACTAGAGGTTTTCTGCCAGACTGGTCCAACGCTTCTGCTTCATCAGATTTCTGTAAGTGGCAAGGCGTCAAGTGCACATCAACACCAACATCGCGCAACGTTATTTCACTTGCTCTGCCCGGCCGAAACCTATCCGGTCACCTTTCTTCTATGATAGGGAAGCTCAGCCGATTGGAGGAGCTGGACATTTCGAGCAACAGATTATACGGAAGTGTTCCTCCTGAATTGGGAAACTGCACCCGCCTTCAGCACCTTAATCTCTCTCACAACATTTTAAGTGGTGTTATCCCATCTGAAATTGGGAACTGCTCAAAGCTTAGGTATATAAACTTTGCCTCCTCTAATCTGAGAGGCACAATCCCATGGGAAATAGGCAAATTGTCAAGGCTGCAAGAGTTAGATCTCTCTGAGAACCAATTGAATGGTTTTATCCCTTCAAGCATTGGGAATTGCACGGCCCTTCAAGTATTTGCTGTTTATGAAAACAATTTGCAAGGTCACATTCCAAGAGAGTTTGGCCTTCTCAGGTACCTGCAAGCTGTGCAGATGTGGAAGAACCTTGTTTCGGGGCATCTTCCCGCTGAGATGGGCGACATGTTAATGTTGCAAGAGATAGACGTGTCTGACAACTATCTTGTTGGAAGTTTACCAGAGGAGATTGGTAGGTTGAAAAGTTTAAGTTATGCAAACCTTGCCAGGAATAATCTTTTCGGGCCAGTTCCTTCATCCTTGGAAAATCTTAATAGTTTACAAGTACTGGACTTGCAAGGAAACCAATTCAGTGGCACCTTGCCCAAAGGAATTGGTTTTCTCCCAAATCTGACAGAGCTATACCTTACGGGAAACAGATTGGAAGGTCAGTTGCCTGCCTCCCTCGGAACTGTCAGCGATCTGCGGATTCTGGATGCCTGTGACAATCGACTAAGCGGAGAATATCCTCCTGAAATATGTAGGGCAAAGCAACTTACTGTATTGTGTCTTTGTAATAATTCCCTAGTAGGAAATATCTCGTTGATTTTGAAGGATTGTATCTCATTGAGAAGAGTTCGGCTTGAAAATAACCACTTCACAGGTCTCATTCCTTCAGAAATCTCAAAAGTGTCTGGTCTGGTTTACCTGGAACTGTCCTTCAACAGACTTCATGGAGAGATACCTGCCGAGGTAGGCCAACTCAACAACCTCACTGCTCTCTTTCTCGGTGGAAATCACTTAAATGGAAGTATTCCTCGTCAAATTGGGGATCTCACAAACCTGGTCAGGCTCAATTTGAGCAGCAATAATTTCAGCGGAAATATTCCTCCCCAAGTCGGCAGACTCGTGAATTTAGAAAAACTAGATCTCAGTCGGAATTCAATTGAAGGTGCTATTCCTCGACATCTCGGCACCAATTTTTCTTCCTTGTCCATCTTAAAATTAAGTTCCAACAATTTAAGTGGAACTATTCCGACTTCTCTGGGCGATTGCTCAAGTTTGATAGAGTTAGACATGTCTCGAAACCGACTTGAGGGATCGATTCCCAGGGAAATAGGAAAACTTGTGAATCTGCAAACAGGGCTGGATCTCAGTTGGAACAGGCTATCTGGTTCTCTTCCACCGGCTATTGGAAATCTGCTGTTGCTTGAGTCATTAGACGTCTCATTCAACCAACTATCTGGTAAGATTCCACCTGCTTTCTCAGGCTTGAAACTTCTTTCTAAATTCAATTTTTCCTTCAATCGATTCGCGGGCCGAATTCCTCCTCTGGAAGCTTTCTCCGAGGGCGCCGCAAGCGCCTTTTATGGGAACGATGCTCTGTGCGGACCACCCACTTCCAATTCCTGCTTGGAAAGTACTAGTAGTGATGGTACTAGTAATAACAAGAGCTTGGGGACTGGCAGCATAGTTGGAATTGTTATTGCCGGGTTGGCTACTGTTATGATTGTCATAGTAGGTCTTGTGTATTACCGGAGCAAGCTAACTGGACAAGATGAAGAATTGAACGAAGAGGAGAACACAGTTAATGGATCATTCAGCAAAGTGGAGGTGGATATTCCCGGAGGTTATAGACACAGGATTACTTATCAAGAAATTTTGAACGCCACGGAAGAATTCAGtgataattttctaattggctCTGGTAGTTTCGGCAGAGTGTACAAAGTTCTTCTGACGCAAGCCGAGAATAGTCTGGCAATCGCTGCGAAGGTCTTAAGACTGCaggaagaagggaaaagaagtttGATGCGTGAAATAGAAGCTCTGAAGTTCGTGCGCCACAGAAACATTGTGCGACTTCTTGGGTTCGTGTATGGGGGCAGCATCAACATGGATATTCTGCTCTTCGAATACATGGCAAAAGGTTCTTTGCGGGAGGCACTAAAATCACAGAGGCTGGGGTGGAAGATTCGACTGAATATAGCTCTGGGAGTGGCGCAGGCTATGAAATATTTGCACCACGACTGCAGACCTCCAATCATACACCGTGACCTTAAATCGACCAACATTTTGCTGGACGATGAGTACGTAGCACATGTGGCTGACTTCGGCCTTGCAAAATTGATCTATCCAGAAGTTCAAAGCAGTAGCTCCTCCGTTTATGTTGGGAGTCATGGCTATATGGCTCCAG AATGGGGCTACGGAGGAAAACCTTCCCCGAAGCAAGATGTGTTCAGTTTTGGAGTTGTGCTGCTCGAATTGGCTACTGGAAAAGCAGCCATCGTGGATGAGGAAGGAGGAGAAAGCAGAGGTCTGGCTGAATGGGCTGGTATGGTGAGAAAGAAAGATTGCCACATTGTCCAGGGTTTAATAGATCCAGAGCTGCTAAATGATTATGAAAAATGTGGAAATGAAATTGAAAAAGTAATAGAGATTGCCCTCCTCTGCACTCGACCGTCTCCAATAGAGAGGCCATCCATGCGAAGAGTAGTGGACTCGCTTTCATCCCCATCTTCACTGGTACTGGAATATGCCTCAGTATAA